A window of Acinonyx jubatus isolate Ajub_Pintada_27869175 chromosome B2, VMU_Ajub_asm_v1.0, whole genome shotgun sequence genomic DNA:
TCATGTTATCAACGTCtaatatggctttttttttttttggggggggggaatcaggTTCGTTGATAAGATCaactactttttcattttaacagcCTATTTTCCTTCTGCTAAAAGGGGTCTCTCTAGAATGTCCAGAATGCTTTAAAATCATTAACTGGCACTCACGATTTAAGTTTGCAAACGCGGGTTCTGGGTTTGAGTGAAATTTAAGAAGCAGGTATGCCAGGCCAGTTCCACACGTGAAAAAGCGGGACTTTACGGGACACGAGTGACTGTGGTGTGGTAATTGTCTGACAGTCCCTTACGTATTAGCACGAATCCTAAAtcactgacattaaaaaaagtccACTATCACCTGTTGGGCGAGGCATTTTTACTATGAAGCCTTGTTAAAATTTCtctctaggagcacctgggtggctcagtcaggcatcccactttggcccaggtcatgatctcgcgctcatgggctcgagccccacatcgggctctggaacccgcttcagattctgtctctgtctctctctgcccctcccctccttgcgcTCGGTCTCCGAAatataaacattgtaaaaaaccttaaaagagaAGTTTCTTTCTAGACATTTCTCGttgtttaaaaccaaaaatagCAACAGAAAATTGACCTTTTCAGGAAGACACCACCAGATGGTAGCATTGGATCAATGCTGTCCGTCGGAAGAAACTCCCGGTGTGTTTTAGCAGATGCCTCTTTGCTATGAGTTCCTCTGGACGTTACCTCAAACCAGTATAATGTGACAAACCAGGATGACGTAGTAACCACACTGGAAATTTCTACCTCATCTGCTTTTAGAACTCCGCAAACATGCCCCAGGCTCCCTGGTAGCTAATAAAACCAGCAAATCTAAgtgaagcaaatattttatttaaatcagttGTCAAATCACAGTTTATCCAAAGGAACTTAATGCAACGTTGTCCTTAAAAGAGTGGGCACAGATATGGCACAGACACAATCCAGTACCTAGCAAAATACCATCTGTAAAGAACCTGACTTACTTCatgctgtgtgtgcatgtggtccAGCGTATAAGAGtagaataaaaaacttaaaatagtcGATTACTTTTTGATAAGATGAAAAACATTTCACTACTTTGCCTCGGGATTCAAGCGCACTCATCTGTCCAAACGGCCACAACAATTCAGAGAAAAGGCTTAAAGTTAACCCGCTACTGAAAAAAACTCCCTTCCAACCCCCACTGGgctagaaagaaaaatttcacagTAACAATGGAACCTTCTGtgtttcccccccaaaaaagctttttatttttagcacacTGTGCAGAACAGGAAAGTGAGCGATTTCAGAGCGGCCTGAAACACGGACCCGACCCTCAGTGGGTTTTGAAGTACGAACCGTAGCTTCTGATCAGGAATGTTGTTTCTAAGGAAGCTGTTGTCACAGGTTACAGCTGAGGCTTAGAGCTTCCACCACATCCTGCGTGATACAAAAGGAATGCACCGTATTGTACATTTCCTTAatcgttaaagaaaaaaatatacaatagatACAGGAGGGTTacttaaaacatacatataaatacacaggGAACGATACTCCAGTTTGAGAAGCAGAACTAGGTGCGGCCAACTCCAGTTCCGGGTGGAGAATTTGGGACCTTAAATCAGAAACATTACATGGTATCGGCGGCGGGGAAGAGGGGTGGCCCTGCAGAGGACACGGTAAATGGCTGTAGCCCCCGATTGCTGCCTCAGGGTTGTCAGGGTGCTCCAGAGAGGAGGTCAGTCGATGGGCCTGTTCTTCGGTTCGGAGTCTGAAATACTGGTCGTGAGTCTTTGTCAGCAGCGTTCATCTCCTCCTACTGCCTGTCTTCACATTCTGGTCTTGCAAACACACGGGGCAGAactgtgggaggaaggaagaatcaaAAGTGAGTCaagtctcctctcctcccccgttcattcccCGAGCCGCGGAAGCCCCAGTCGCCGGAGTCCAGCCCCTGAGAAAGCGAGTGGGTTGGGGGCCCACAGCAGGTCGGGCTGGGTCACCAAAAACTGGCGGCTGTGGCTCCAGCATTCAGGTGCATCACACGCACTggggattttttaaatgcttggctACTACTACCGGTGgccaaaaatgttttgtttttttccagagagCTACAAACTACAATTTCAAGCTGTAGGATGAAAACTTACTTTGGGCTTCTAGTTTTGAGGAAAAATTCAATGAACTGGTAAGTATGGTGCTGTGAGCGCAACGTATTTCTTATGCCTTTGAGCCAAACACGCAAACGCACACTTGTGCGCGCACACGTGCCCCGTTTATTTTCTCGGAAAGCAGTCACATGGGGGTAAAACGAAGTCACTGTTTTCATGACACCAGTAAGACTGAACGGGTTGTCAGTGAGGGGGAAAAGGACGGGAAGCGAGGTCTCCTGATCTACTTGACTGCTTTCTCCCCAACTGAAGGTTCTGCATAAAGTCGTTATTATTTAAACTCCTGCTTCCTTTATAGATTTGCCATCAAGTGgcatgaaagaggaaaaagtgttttggaaggaaaggaagctcGCTTACGTGATGTTTTAGGATCCTGTGGGTTCTGATTTTGCTGGTTCTTCCTCTTGTTTCTGCGTCTCTCCCGGTGTCTGGGTTTCGATCTCTTCTTCTGACTCACCGTGGGCTTTTCCTTCCTGAAATTCTACTTCCTGGCCACCTTCCTCCTCTTTCAGCGCTGGTCCATCTGTGTCCAGGGACTCTTTGGTTAAGCCTCCTGAGGCCTCAGAATCTTCCAGGGCTGAGTGGTGGCTCTCAGGGTCATCAACAGCATCATCCTTTTCATCTTCCTGGGATTCAGACAGTGACTTCTCTATCCTTTCGCCTAACTCGGCGCGATCGCCATCTTCTGGAATAGACTTTGTTccagttgtttctttcttttcctccgaCGGAAGAACTGCCTCTTCGAGCTGCTGGTCGGTTACACCGGAACCTTCTACCTCCACGGCTGGAATCTCTTCGGAAGCTTCGCTCACAGCTTTGGAAACGTCAGAGTGGGTTTGTTCCACGGTGGTTAGCGTGGATTCTTCTTCGGCTGCAACGGTGTGTGTTTCATCCTGTGCAGAGGCCTGaagttccctctctttctcctccatttGCGGTCTAGCTTCCTGGGTGTCAGCTTGTATAGGTTGAGCCTGTGTCTGCAAATCAGTGGCTGTTTCTTCAGTACTTACTAACCGGTCAACAACGGTCTGGATCACATTTTGTACAAGTTTACTGCTCTCAGTCTCAAGTTTCAAAATCTCGTTTTCAGCCTTTAAATCTTCCTTGCTAGTTTCACTTACTTGGGCTTCCTGGCAACCAGCCGGCTCGTCCTCTTCATCTGAGGCCCGTTTCTGCGGTGTGGTTTTGTCTGCCTCCAGGTCAGCACTGATGCCTCCCTCAGGCGTGGCCGATACGGCCTCCGGTACGGATTCCGGCTGAGACTCCGTCCCTGCGGGCACCTCGTCTTCCCCTGGCTGAGCAGTGAAGTCCTCATCTTTTGCAGAGGATTTTTCTTCTGGTATTAAATGTGCATCTGCAGATTCCAGGGTTTCAGGTGTTTCTAAAATCTTGACGGTTTCTCCCAAGACCTTCTCCTCCACTGCTGCAGCCGTTAGAGGTAATGACGGCTCAGAGCTTTGAGCTGGAGTTTCTGTGTATACCGCGTCCTCTTGAGCCAGCCCAGGAGAACTTTCTTCCAAACTGGTCACCTCCTTTTCCCCGTCGATGACGGCCACACTAATCGTCTGCACCAGCTGCTTACTAAGCTCTTCAGATACTGTCACGGCTGGTTTTTGCTCAAGTTCCTCTTCACTCGCTGGGGTTGGCTTTGCTTCCGTTTTCTCCCTTTCTACTTCAACTACCAGCTCTTCCTCCACTTGGGCTGGAGGAGATGGCGTGTGGCTCTGGAGTTCAGTATCATCATTCTTCTGAAATTCAGGTTCTTCGGTGACTTCATCTTCAAGGGCAACCTCCATGGTCTCTTTCTCACTGACTGTTGTTTCAGTGTCTGTAGACACCTCAGGGCCTTCAACAAGCGGTGTGTCTTTGGCTTCCCGGTCAGTAGACTGGCCGTCCTCTTCCGTCACTTCAGTCTTTGAAAGAATGGGCACAGTTTCCACTGATACCTCTTCATCTGTATGTTCCCGAACCTCTTCCATTTTTGAATGTCCTGTATCTTCTTCCTGGGATTGAAGACTAGAAGGTGCTGGAGGCATCTGTTCGGGTGCAGGAACGGCCTCTGCTTCTGTGATCTGTGACTGTACCCCAGAGGCGACCTCGGGATCTTCGTGGATGTCTGTCATCTTCTCTTGCTGTGTTACATTTAGAGCCTCAACGTCTGCTACTGGGGTGCTTCCGTTGGTCTCGCTGTCGGTAAGGGTTTCAGCTGAATCGGGAGCAACAGCCTGTTCTAGAATAAATTCTGATTTTACCCCAACCAAGGTTTCAGCTGGACAAGTGGTTCTAAGCTCACTAGGCTCTACACTGTCTGCGACTTGAGGAACTTGTTCCAAGCTTTCGGGGGTGGCCTGTACAACCACCTCCTCCTGTGTCAAGGTCTCAGTCTCAACTTCTTCTACGTGTACTTCCGTCACTATGTCCGTCTCTTTCTTCAGATCCGGCTCTTGAGAACCCTCTTCCGCGTCTACCTTCTCTGGAATTTCGGCCCCTACTTCCTGCACTGTCTGCATCGTGTCTTCTGGCCCTCTGGTGTCGGGCAACTGTGATTCCTCCCTAACTTTTTCTGCGACTGCCTGCAGGACCTCTTGAGTTCGCCTCTCTTGGTCTTCTATGTCTGGCACACTGCCTTCCACCTCCTGAACTGGCGTCGCTTCCTCTGTGGTGACTGGAGAGTCAGTTAACTGAGAAACAGCTGAGACCATGTCGGTGGTCTCTTCAGCACCAGATGCTTCTGCTGCTTCTTCGGCACAAAATGCCTCTGTAGTTTCTGCAGCTGTCACAGCTTCAGAAGTCAACTCCACCTCGCTGACGACTGTGTTGTCAATGGCGTCTTGACCCTCTGGCAGAGTTTTGGCAACAACGGGGGTTTCCTCTGCAAGGACTTCCCCTTCAAATGCCTCCTCAGTTAGGGGTCTGGCTTCCTCTTCTGTTTGTTCAAGAGGTTCTGTCACTGAGGCAGATATCCAAGAGGGTGACCTTTCTTCAACACTGCTAAGAGCCCTTGCCCCGTCAACAACAGTCACAGCCACAGCATGAACCAGAGTCGTACCGAGCTCCTCTGACACAGAAACAGCTACCTTTTGCTCAGGCTTCTCCTCGCCCTTCTGGGCTtgctgtgcttcagttttctccctttctacTGCATCGTACTCGGACAGAGGTACCACAGCTGGGACATCAGAATCATCTTCGTTGACCTCTGTTGGCCCCGTGTCTTCAACGGTGGCTTGTTCCGGTTTCCCATCTGACCTTTTCTTCCTCCGCCCGGGAATAAATTTCTTAATTGAAACCCAAGACTCTTCTTTCCCGGGTTCGACATCTGAAGCTGAATGTTCTAAGCCAGGCCCAGTTACGGAGTCTTCGCTCTTCTCTTCCAGTTTTGACTTGGATTTTTTCCTTGGAGTAACTAATCTTTTAAATGACTCCCAGGTGGAAACTCCCTCCCCCTCAGTGGGGCTCCCAGCTTGCTCGGGTGAGGAGCTTCCTGGCCCTTGATCATGTTCCTGGGAACTAGCGAGGGCAGCATCTGGTCccgtttctttgtcttttcctgcaTCTTCTGGCTTCTGGCCCTCTCCTCCCGCTGGTTTTGGTGCCGCTTCGTCGTCAGAAGATGATGCTTTCCTTGCCCTTTTCTTGGACGATCCCACACAAATTAAAGCTTCCCAGGAGACTGAAGTATCCACCCTGCGCTTTGGTTCTTCGGGCTTTTGCTCCTCTCCGTTGCCTTTTGCTTCCTCTTGCGTCTCAGAGGCTGCGCTCTCCGTGGAAGACAGGGTGGCGCTCTTTACTTTCTCCAATTCGTCCTCCTTATCACTCTCCGAAAGCCTTCGGACACGCTTCTTGGGCGTCACCATCTTTTTGAAAGACGCCCAGGGAGTGACCCCTTCTCGCTTCTTCTCCCCGTCCGAAACAGCGCCTTCCTCGGCGTCCCCCTCTTGCTGTGCGTCCCCGACGCCTCCCTCCAGACACGTGATCTCCTCCGGTTCCTCGGGCGACGAAGCGGAGCTCTCGCCCTTCTGTTCGTCGGTACTGTCCGGAGACTCCGCTGCGGCTTGATGCTCCCCGGCCTCCTCGTCTCCTCCCCCTCGCTTCCCTTTCTGCTTCTTCCCGGAAAGCTTTTTCAAGCCGGTGCCGGTGAAGAGTTTCTTTAAAGGGCTTCCCTGCGCCCTCGTTCTCTCCTGCGAGGACAGCACATCCGCCTCGCTCGCGAGGCCCtcggggtgggcggggggcgcTTTCTCCTCGGGGCTCAGGTCGGCGGGGCGGCTGTGGTCACCGCCGGGGGCGCACACTTCCGTGGCCTTCGCCGGCTCCGCCGCGGGCCTGGCTTTCTCAAGTTCAGCCGGGGTTTCCACAGCTGTTTCAGGTGGCGGGGGTTCCGCGGCTTCCGCTTCCTCCGCCTCGGCTTCCTGCTCCTCGGTTTTCTTCTCTGCCGTGCTGACGACGTGGACTTCTGCGACGATCTCCACCTTGTCGTCGAATATTTCCGTCGCTAGAGGGGCGGGTTTCTCTTCAGAGGCCTCCTGCCCTTGGTCGTCGGAGGGCAGCTCCACTTTTTCATATTCCGCCGACAGTCGGGCCTCGCCGGCGCTCTCGGTGGCCTCCTGTGGCTGTGGCTGTTCAGGAGGAGCCGCTTTCTCAGAGGTCTCTTCCTGTTCTTGTGTGTCTCCTTTTTCTGGCTCTTggtcctttttcttctctgaagctTCCAGCTCATCCTCCTTAGGCTTCCTGAAACTGGTCTTTTTTCTCCAGCCGGCCCAACCTTGAGTGAAGAATTTTTTGAAGGGTGACGCTGTCTCGCTGGCCAGGGGACTCGTCGGGGAGTCTAGAGATTTGGTGGGctccttttgcttttcttctccatctctgccttcctctgctgcTTGGCCAGACTCAGCTTGAAGCGAAATTTCCGTGGTGCTCTGCTCGTGTTTGAGGGCTTCTTCGGGTTTCTCTGTGGATTGTTTTAGCTCACTTTCTTTGGCTGTTGCTTCCCCGGTCTCCTGGCTGGGCTCCTGGTGGTCGCCAGCCCCGTCCGGCGCCCCTCCTCCTTCACTTTCGTCTTTTTTGACAGTGAGCAGTTGGACCGTGTCAGCCTTCTCGGTCTTATCCTTTTTTACAGTGAATTTAAAGCCGACAAACTTAAACACCTTCTTAAATCCAACATCGTTAGACTGGGACTCAGTAGGTTGTATTAGCTCTTCCAAATTGCTTTCTGAAGAAGGAATCTGTTCGATTATTTCAGGCACTTCCTCCTGCCCATCCTTTGTGATGTCACCCACAACCGCTGAACCAGCAGCCATCTCTTTATCTGAGTCTCTTTTGCTCACATCTTCCGACTCTCTCTGTCCAACTATTAACAGAAAAAGGAGagcagtgggggagaagggagaaaattatTACAGTTCAACAAAAccctacatattttaaaaaacataacccATTTATACGTTCTTTAATGTCAGGCAATTCCAGGACAAAGTTAAAGTCTTATCAGTATTTGCAAATCTCAGTACATTAGGCAAACGCTACTTCTTTCAAAGGACCTTGaagaattcaggggcgcctgggtggctcagttggtgaagcgtccgacttctgctcacgtcatgatctcacagttcgtgggttcgagccccgcatcaggctctgcgctgacagcttagagcccggagcctgcttcagattctgtgtctccccttctctcggcccctcccgtgctcatgctgtctctcaataaaaaatagacgttaaaaaaaattaaaaaggggcgcctgggtggcgcagtcggttaagcgtctgacttcagccaggtcacgatctcgcggtccgtgagttcgagcccggcgtcgggctctgggctgatggctcagagcccggagcctgtttctgattctgtgtctccctctctctctgcccctcccccgttcatgctctgtctctctctgtccccaaaaaaataaataaacgttgaaaaaaaaaaattaaaaaaaaaaaaaaagaattcaggttTAAAGATACTACTCTGCTCCTTCTGGTCCCCATGAAGGAAAAGTGAACACATTCAAGTACCAGCATAGTAAGTAGAAGTAGCTGCAGCATCACTAAGAGTGGGTCAGGCAGATGGCATAGGCTCTGTTGCAATGCAAAACAGAATCAATCACGCCCATGATCTAGAATCCACCCCGTTTAGGAGAAATAAGCTAAAGAATAACAAAAAGTAAGAATCCAGACAAATCTAAGGAGGGACATTCTATGTGAATAACTAGCTGGTCTCTGTAACAAGTCCCAAAAAACGGAGCAGGGCTCCGCAGGGAAATTCCAGGCCGGGTCAGGCAAAGTGAGGAACGGAAAGGAGGCGCTCCGTAGCACCACCCAGAAGCGTGTAGAATCGTTAtgtctacacttgaaactaatgtaacattgtgtatcaactttactcaaaaaaaaaattttttttaaaaagctggcaTCCAAAAGCTGAAGCATGGCAAACAACAATGACAATGATGGGTCACAAAACAGGAGTCCACGAATCAAGAGTGATACTAAAAAAGTAACTAGGGAACAGGCAGTATTTCCTTATGAGAAAGACCAATCAATAAATCTAGATTACCTTCCACTTTGATCTATAGTCATTCTCTTTAGAATTCAAAATTCTACTGCATCGGGATTCACATATTATGTATTAAGGACAAGAGTTAACAAAGATGTTTCTTTTATAGCCAGTTACATAGGCTCTTCCTAGACCAGGACAAACAGCTGTTCAGCCTTCAAGATGTGGAACGATGTGGTATTTAAAGACGGACTTATGTCATTCATCAAATACGATACACATAAGTGGATTTTCTTTTGTAGTTATTTGGGGAGAAGAAAGCCATATTGTAGTTCGGTTCACCTGTAGGGCCAGTTGCACTGGACGTTTCCAGTTGCTTCGAAAAGTAAAACTCATTTCTCGTTATgtgaaatagaaagtaaaatgcAGCCCTGTTTCATGGCAAGTGTGGTTACGGgaaattttcctcttttgaagGTGGGTGTGACTGATAAATTTGGAGCTTGTCATATCACCATGAAAATCGGccattcaaaaagaaacaaacaaaaagacagcgGCAGGGGAAAAGTTTTCatagaaaagaacacaaagcaAGGAAACTGTCAGATTCACTATAGCTGAAGTGGTTATTTTATCTGGAAAAGCCTGGTTGGCTGTTTGTCATTAGATGAAGGAAACCGCTCTTTACCCATACCTTTGTAATAACTCATTCAAAGATCCAGAAATGCTAGAAACCTTTGGGCGAAAGGCTGTCAGGAAACCTACAGTTTTAGAGTATTAACACACAGATCAAAAGGGAAAAACTTCCTTTACAGTGGAGAGATCTGGCAGGTACTGCCTTAAACTTAACATCCCTGATAACAGAACAAAACTGTCAGCATGCTTTCTGATGTGAGGCACTGAGAAGGCCAATAAATCACCTACAGTATTCCTACTAAAAATGTTTAGTGGAATCTGTAAGGCAACAATCAGATAAATCAATGAAGgatattctttaaagttttttttttttttaacgtttatttctttttgagacagagagagatagagcatgaacgggggagggtcagagagagagggaggcacagaatctgaaacaggctccaggctctgagcagtcagcacagagcccgacgcggggctcgaactcacataccacaagatcgtgacctgagccgaagtcggacgctcaaccaactgagccacccaggctccccaatgaaGGATATTCTGGAAGACAACTAGCTTGGTCTGATACATCAATGTCACAAgggacaaaaatgaaacaaaaacgcACGTAGACTGTCCGCAAGTAACTTTCAAACAGTTTAAGGAGAGACactgagggctggggtggggggcaggggagagaatgtGCGAAAATATCAGTAACTGGTGGATTAGGTCAAGtgtatatgggtgtgtgtatttgtccacagtttttaaatttaaaaactcatgttTAAAAAACAAGTCAGTGTGATGTAATAAAAGGGAGGGGTACTGAGCTaaattagtaaatttaaaaaagcataacAGTAAGTCAGGCTGGGCATGGTCCTAGATTGGATATTAGTTAGGGCAAACTAACAAAAGGACATTTTGGCTTTTCTTGGGAAAATGTGAGTATGATTTGGGATTAGAGGAGATGGGATTTTCACCAAAACGAAAGAGTTGAAGGTTACCACATAGTATATACAATATGATCACAtttaacccccacccccccacacatacacacctacctCACATATGATCTCTGGGGGATGGAAATGTGatatattttagttttgcttGTATCAATTTCCCTCTAGAATATGTACTGCTTTCTCTAACAAAAAAGTCAATTAAAGTGAACACAGAAAAGGTCTTAATTGTAATAATACACTTAATGCCCATAGAAGATGAAGCTCAGTAATTATAAACAGTATGCATACCAACACATAgaacatatccataaatatgtgagatacagatatatttggaaagacaaaaacaacatgCTTCCCCAAATCCGTAACTTCACCCAGCTTATAGGATCTTTCTTTCCCACGAGAATAGTTTTGTCCTTGATGTGAACTATTACAATCTGTGTCTACAAGTCTCCATCGCAGTACTgggtgggttttattttattctgcagACCATAAGGAAGAGCAACTAAGGAAGCATTCTCATACTAAGCACATGGCACCGTGTGGACAGGGCCTTTGACCGTGACATCGTCGTCTCTAcctttttctgtaagaaaaagcCAATTCGCATTGATTCTACCTGACATCAGCATCTGAGGTAGCATTAaataacaaattcaaaaaaaaacaacagagaactTAATATTTTAGACAGAGAAGGAGGTCTGAAGAAAACCAAGGGTCTCATTATTTCCATCTGAAGTACACTTCCtgatttccctttaaaaaaaaaaaatcactacgaAATACACATTTCTGAGCAACTTGAAGctttataaagaataaagaaataatcagCACCCACACTGTGGCAAACatccaacagaaagaaaaattgagactGTCTAGATGTATGTCATTGGACTTCCTAGAGTATCCCCGGACACTTCTTTCGAGTCAGGAGACAGACC
This region includes:
- the AKAP12 gene encoding A-kinase anchor protein 12 isoform X3, which produces MLGIITITVGQRESEDVSKRDSDKEMAAGSAVVGDITKDGQEEVPEIIEQIPSSESNLEELIQPTESQSNDVGFKKVFKFVGFKFTVKKDKTEKADTVQLLTVKKDESEGGGAPDGAGDHQEPSQETGEATAKESELKQSTEKPEEALKHEQSTTEISLQAESGQAAEEGRDGEEKQKEPTKSLDSPTSPLASETASPFKKFFTQGWAGWRKKTSFRKPKEDELEASEKKKDQEPEKGDTQEQEETSEKAAPPEQPQPQEATESAGEARLSAEYEKVELPSDDQGQEASEEKPAPLATEIFDDKVEIVAEVHVVSTAEKKTEEQEAEAEEAEAAEPPPPETAVETPAELEKARPAAEPAKATEVCAPGGDHSRPADLSPEEKAPPAHPEGLASEADVLSSQERTRAQGSPLKKLFTGTGLKKLSGKKQKGKRGGGDEEAGEHQAAAESPDSTDEQKGESSASSPEEPEEITCLEGGVGDAQQEGDAEEGAVSDGEKKREGVTPWASFKKMVTPKKRVRRLSESDKEDELEKVKSATLSSTESAASETQEEAKGNGEEQKPEEPKRRVDTSVSWEALICVGSSKKRARKASSSDDEAAPKPAGGEGQKPEDAGKDKETGPDAALASSQEHDQGPGSSSPEQAGSPTEGEGVSTWESFKRLVTPRKKSKSKLEEKSEDSVTGPGLEHSASDVEPGKEESWVSIKKFIPGRRKKRSDGKPEQATVEDTGPTEVNEDDSDVPAVVPLSEYDAVEREKTEAQQAQKGEEKPEQKVAVSVSEELGTTLVHAVAVTVVDGARALSSVEERSPSWISASVTEPLEQTEEEARPLTEEAFEGEVLAEETPVVAKTLPEGQDAIDNTVVSEVELTSEAVTAAETTEAFCAEEAAEASGAEETTDMVSAVSQLTDSPVTTEEATPVQEVEGSVPDIEDQERRTQEVLQAVAEKVREESQLPDTRGPEDTMQTVQEVGAEIPEKVDAEEGSQEPDLKKETDIVTEVHVEEVETETLTQEEVVVQATPESLEQVPQVADSVEPSELRTTCPAETLVGVKSEFILEQAVAPDSAETLTDSETNGSTPVADVEALNVTQQEKMTDIHEDPEVASGVQSQITEAEAVPAPEQMPPAPSSLQSQEEDTGHSKMEEVREHTDEEVSVETVPILSKTEVTEEDGQSTDREAKDTPLVEGPEVSTDTETTVSEKETMEVALEDEVTEEPEFQKNDDTELQSHTPSPPAQVEEELVVEVEREKTEAKPTPASEEELEQKPAVTVSEELSKQLVQTISVAVIDGEKEVTSLEESSPGLAQEDAVYTETPAQSSEPSLPLTAAAVEEKVLGETVKILETPETLESADAHLIPEEKSSAKDEDFTAQPGEDEVPAGTESQPESVPEAVSATPEGGISADLEADKTTPQKRASDEEDEPAGCQEAQVSETSKEDLKAENEILKLETESSKLVQNVIQTVVDRLVSTEETATDLQTQAQPIQADTQEARPQMEEKERELQASAQDETHTVAAEEESTLTTVEQTHSDVSKAVSEASEEIPAVEVEGSGVTDQQLEEAVLPSEEKKETTGTKSIPEDGDRAELGERIEKSLSESQEDEKDDAVDDPESHHSALEDSEASGGLTKESLDTDGPALKEEEGGQEVEFQEGKAHGESEEEIETQTPGETQKQEEEPAKSEPTGS
- the AKAP12 gene encoding A-kinase anchor protein 12 isoform X5 translates to MPWWSNLCFGQRESEDVSKRDSDKEMAAGSAVVGDITKDGQEEVPEIIEQIPSSESNLEELIQPTESQSNDVGFKKVFKFVGFKFTVKKDKTEKADTVQLLTVKKDESEGGGAPDGAGDHQEPSQETGEATAKESELKQSTEKPEEALKHEQSTTEISLQAESGQAAEEGRDGEEKQKEPTKSLDSPTSPLASETASPFKKFFTQGWAGWRKKTSFRKPKEDELEASEKKKDQEPEKGDTQEQEETSEKAAPPEQPQPQEATESAGEARLSAEYEKVELPSDDQGQEASEEKPAPLATEIFDDKVEIVAEVHVVSTAEKKTEEQEAEAEEAEAAEPPPPETAVETPAELEKARPAAEPAKATEVCAPGGDHSRPADLSPEEKAPPAHPEGLASEADVLSSQERTRAQGSPLKKLFTGTGLKKLSGKKQKGKRGGGDEEAGEHQAAAESPDSTDEQKGESSASSPEEPEEITCLEGGVGDAQQEGDAEEGAVSDGEKKREGVTPWASFKKMVTPKKRVRRLSESDKEDELEKVKSATLSSTESAASETQEEAKGNGEEQKPEEPKRRVDTSVSWEALICVGSSKKRARKASSSDDEAAPKPAGGEGQKPEDAGKDKETGPDAALASSQEHDQGPGSSSPEQAGSPTEGEGVSTWESFKRLVTPRKKSKSKLEEKSEDSVTGPGLEHSASDVEPGKEESWVSIKKFIPGRRKKRSDGKPEQATVEDTGPTEVNEDDSDVPAVVPLSEYDAVEREKTEAQQAQKGEEKPEQKVAVSVSEELGTTLVHAVAVTVVDGARALSSVEERSPSWISASVTEPLEQTEEEARPLTEEAFEGEVLAEETPVVAKTLPEGQDAIDNTVVSEVELTSEAVTAAETTEAFCAEEAAEASGAEETTDMVSAVSQLTDSPVTTEEATPVQEVEGSVPDIEDQERRTQEVLQAVAEKVREESQLPDTRGPEDTMQTVQEVGAEIPEKVDAEEGSQEPDLKKETDIVTEVHVEEVETETLTQEEVVVQATPESLEQVPQVADSVEPSELRTTCPAETLVGVKSEFILEQAVAPDSAETLTDSETNGSTPVADVEALNVTQQEKMTDIHEDPEVASGVQSQITEAEAVPAPEQMPPAPSSLQSQEEDTGHSKMEEVREHTDEEVSVETVPILSKTEVTEEDGQSTDREAKDTPLVEGPEVSTDTETTVSEKETMEVALEDEVTEEPEFQKNDDTELQSHTPSPPAQVEEELVVEVEREKTEAKPTPASEEELEQKPAVTVSEELSKQLVQTISVAVIDGEKEVTSLEESSPGLAQEDAVYTETPAQSSEPSLPLTAAAVEEKVLGETVKILETPETLESADAHLIPEEKSSAKDEDFTAQPGEDEVPAGTESQPESVPEAVSATPEGGISADLEADKTTPQKRASDEEDEPAGCQEAQVSETSKEDLKAENEILKLETESSKLVQNVIQTVVDRLVSTEETATDLQTQAQPIQADTQEARPQMEEKERELQASAQDETHTVAAEEESTLTTVEQTHSDVSKAVSEASEEIPAVEVEGSGVTDQQLEEAVLPSEEKKETTGTKSIPEDGDRAELGERIEKSLSESQEDEKDDAVDDPESHHSALEDSEASGGLTKESLDTDGPALKEEEGGQEVEFQEGKAHGESEEEIETQTPGETQKQEEEPAKSEPTGS